A window of the Oscillospiraceae bacterium genome harbors these coding sequences:
- a CDS encoding ABC transporter substrate-binding protein codes for MKKSGKRILSFTMAAVMAVGCLAGCSSEDSSTASGGTSGKSTGITLTFGSHQSGLPTSGIVQKLAAEFEKESGIKIDFQISPDAQWRDLLKVKEQSGEVPDIFCADTTNSLESAINPEKYCADLSDQSWVSRIDKDVLPSVSLKNKVYGITFPGKKMYFYIYNKEIFKKCGIANVPTTYQELKDACAKIKTKMPDVTPIYEATTDGWHQVLPVAENSGVYLKEDANLFTELNANKKKLTDIPQMKTILNQMKECASLGYFGKDYMSNATADAKEAMAKGKAAMYIAEAAFRDEIKADYPNCKTNFGIFVQPWGDNQVIGVNPASNAYFISKDSKNADAAKKFFDFLARPENLKKRLAGQPGISEVCWPEIKGKYTDEDQKYIKSHKTAKVLQIGANYVDVQFMDIGKDIESMYTGAMTPDDVIKSAEKRRQQQAQLQKDPAFTS; via the coding sequence GTGAAAAAGAGTGGAAAACGAATTTTGTCATTCACAATGGCGGCGGTTATGGCTGTGGGGTGTTTAGCTGGCTGTTCATCAGAAGACAGCAGTACAGCATCTGGCGGCACAAGCGGCAAATCAACCGGAATAACCCTTACCTTTGGTTCCCATCAGTCTGGTTTGCCAACTTCAGGTATAGTACAGAAATTGGCCGCTGAGTTTGAAAAGGAGAGCGGCATAAAAATTGATTTTCAGATTTCACCTGACGCTCAATGGCGTGATCTGCTGAAAGTAAAGGAACAATCAGGCGAGGTCCCCGACATTTTCTGTGCCGATACGACCAACTCTCTAGAAAGTGCAATCAATCCTGAAAAATACTGTGCTGATCTTTCCGACCAATCATGGGTAAGCAGAATAGATAAGGATGTGTTGCCATCCGTTTCTTTAAAAAACAAAGTATACGGAATTACTTTCCCGGGAAAGAAAATGTATTTTTACATTTACAATAAAGAAATATTTAAAAAATGCGGAATTGCAAATGTACCGACAACATATCAGGAACTTAAGGACGCGTGCGCAAAAATAAAAACAAAAATGCCGGATGTTACACCTATTTATGAGGCTACGACAGATGGCTGGCATCAGGTCTTGCCAGTAGCAGAAAATTCGGGCGTTTATCTGAAAGAGGATGCAAATCTGTTTACGGAATTGAATGCAAATAAAAAGAAGCTGACAGATATTCCACAGATGAAGACAATCCTAAACCAGATGAAAGAATGCGCCAGTTTAGGGTATTTTGGTAAGGACTATATGAGCAATGCAACGGCTGATGCAAAAGAAGCGATGGCAAAAGGCAAAGCAGCTATGTATATTGCCGAGGCGGCTTTCCGCGATGAAATTAAAGCGGACTACCCGAACTGTAAGACGAATTTCGGCATTTTTGTACAGCCTTGGGGTGATAATCAGGTTATTGGTGTAAACCCTGCCAGTAATGCGTACTTTATCAGTAAAGACAGTAAAAATGCCGATGCAGCTAAAAAGTTCTTTGACTTTTTGGCACGTCCGGAAAACTTGAAAAAACGTTTGGCAGGGCAGCCTGGTATTTCAGAGGTCTGTTGGCCTGAGATTAAGGGAAAGTACACTGACGAAGACCAAAAATACATCAAGAGCCATAAAACCGCAAAGGTTTTACAGATTGGTGCCAACTATGTTGACGTTCAGTTTATGGATATTGGCAAAGATATTGAGTCTATGTATACAGGTGCTATGACACCTGATGATGTGATAAAGAGCGCAGAAAAGCGCCGTCAGCAGCAGGCACAGCTACAGAAAGACCCCGCATTTACATCCTGA
- a CDS encoding carbohydrate ABC transporter permease: MSAEEITKKKSGKGTHVLGSVWKVIANIVTVFLSLVVILPLVVLFLNSFKTKGDSNTMSLTLPKTWQPQNYVVVMKQGKLVSSFCNSLLYSLCSVVIIIILVAAAAYVISRNRKGTNKFLYYFIVSGIAMPINNVALMKVMQVTHLVNTRPGIILLYVAVNIPLSLFLAYGFIGTIPRDIDEAAIIDGCSPWRLFISVILPLLVPMMATLFVLNFMAIWNDFTMPLYYLNKSTKWPMTLAVYNFFGAFENSWNLVSADIILTIVPVLLVFIVGQKYIVGGMSSGAVKG, translated from the coding sequence ATGTCTGCTGAAGAAATCACAAAAAAGAAATCCGGCAAAGGGACACATGTCTTGGGAAGCGTGTGGAAAGTAATTGCAAATATTGTCACGGTGTTTCTTTCTTTGGTTGTTATTTTACCGCTGGTTGTATTGTTCTTGAATTCTTTTAAAACGAAGGGCGATTCAAACACAATGTCGCTCACTTTGCCTAAAACCTGGCAGCCGCAGAACTATGTAGTCGTGATGAAGCAAGGCAAACTGGTTTCTTCTTTTTGTAACAGTTTGCTATACTCTTTGTGCAGTGTTGTTATCATTATCATTTTGGTGGCTGCTGCAGCATATGTCATTTCCCGCAATCGAAAAGGGACAAACAAATTCTTGTATTACTTCATTGTCTCGGGTATTGCAATGCCAATTAACAATGTCGCACTGATGAAAGTGATGCAGGTAACGCATTTAGTCAATACACGTCCAGGCATTATCCTCCTTTATGTGGCGGTCAATATTCCTCTCAGCCTATTTTTAGCGTATGGCTTTATTGGGACGATTCCACGTGATATTGACGAAGCGGCAATCATCGACGGCTGCTCGCCGTGGCGGTTGTTTATCAGTGTTATTCTCCCGCTGTTGGTGCCAATGATGGCAACCCTTTTTGTATTGAATTTCATGGCAATTTGGAATGACTTTACGATGCCGCTGTACTATTTGAATAAATCCACAAAATGGCCAATGACGCTTGCCGTCTACAATTTCTTTGGCGCATTTGAAAATTCATGGAATCTGGTCAGTGCGGATATTATTCTGACGATCGTACCGGTTCTGTTGGTATTCATTGTAGGACAGAAATACATTGTTGGCGGTATGTCCAGTGGAGCAGTGAAAGGATAA
- the glpK gene encoding glycerol kinase GlpK: MAKKYVMAFDAGTTSNRCILFNQKGEICSVAQKEFTQFFPKPGWVEHDANEIWATQLSVAVEAMQKIGATAEEIAAIGITNQRETTIVWDKHTGEPVYHAIVWQCRRTAEYADSLKAKGLTDTFRQKTGLVIDAYFSGTKLHWILENVPGVRERAERGDLLFGTVDCWLMWKLSGGKIHVTDYSNASRTMLFNINTLQWDKDILKELDIPECMLPTPMPSSCVYGTADPQFLGGPIPIAGAAGDQQAALFGQTCFKPGEAKNTYGTGCFMLMNTGEQPVFSKNGLVTTIAWGLDGKVNYALEGSIFVAGAAIQWLRDQLRVIDSSPDSEYMANKVKDTDGCYVVPAFTGLGAPHWDQYARGTIVGLTRGCNKYHIIRATLDSLTYQVNDVLNAMKADSGIDLAALKVDGGACANNYLMQTQADIINAPVLRPTCVETTAMGAAYLAGLAVGYWNSKEDVIKNWAIDRTFKPEISEEERAARIKGWNKAVKCSYGWAKDE, from the coding sequence ATGGCAAAAAAGTATGTAATGGCATTTGACGCAGGAACGACTTCCAACCGCTGCATCCTTTTTAATCAGAAAGGTGAAATCTGCAGCGTTGCGCAGAAAGAATTCACACAGTTTTTCCCAAAGCCAGGCTGGGTCGAGCATGATGCTAATGAAATCTGGGCAACTCAGTTAAGCGTAGCCGTGGAAGCAATGCAGAAAATTGGCGCAACCGCAGAGGAAATTGCAGCAATTGGCATTACAAACCAGCGTGAAACGACCATTGTGTGGGATAAACATACCGGTGAGCCTGTATATCACGCCATTGTCTGGCAGTGCCGCCGCACCGCAGAGTATGCCGACAGCCTGAAAGCAAAGGGCTTGACCGATACTTTCCGCCAAAAGACCGGCCTAGTCATAGATGCTTACTTCTCCGGCACAAAGCTTCACTGGATTCTTGAAAATGTCCCCGGCGTACGTGAGCGTGCAGAGCGCGGCGACCTACTCTTTGGCACCGTTGACTGCTGGCTAATGTGGAAGCTTTCCGGTGGCAAGATTCATGTAACGGATTACTCCAACGCTTCCCGTACCATGCTGTTTAACATCAACACCCTGCAGTGGGATAAAGATATTCTTAAAGAACTGGATATTCCGGAATGCATGCTGCCGACACCGATGCCGTCTAGCTGTGTGTACGGCACCGCAGATCCGCAGTTCCTGGGCGGCCCGATTCCGATTGCCGGCGCTGCCGGCGACCAGCAGGCTGCATTGTTCGGACAGACCTGCTTTAAACCTGGCGAGGCAAAGAACACCTATGGCACCGGTTGCTTTATGCTGATGAACACTGGCGAACAGCCTGTCTTCTCTAAGAACGGCTTGGTTACAACCATCGCCTGGGGCCTTGACGGCAAGGTAAACTACGCACTGGAAGGTTCCATCTTTGTAGCCGGCGCGGCAATTCAGTGGCTGCGTGATCAGCTGAGAGTCATTGATTCTTCCCCGGATTCTGAGTACATGGCAAACAAAGTAAAGGATACCGACGGCTGCTATGTTGTCCCTGCATTTACCGGCCTTGGTGCTCCGCACTGGGATCAGTATGCACGCGGCACCATTGTTGGCTTGACCCGCGGCTGCAATAAGTATCACATCATCCGCGCTACACTGGACAGCCTGACCTATCAGGTCAACGATGTTTTGAACGCAATGAAAGCAGACTCTGGCATTGACTTAGCTGCCCTAAAAGTAGACGGCGGCGCCTGCGCCAATAACTACCTGATGCAGACCCAGGCTGATATCATCAATGCGCCGGTACTGCGCCCGACCTGTGTCGAAACCACCGCAATGGGTGCTGCTTATCTGGCCGGTCTTGCTGTCGGCTACTGGAACAGCAAAGAAGATGTTATTAAGAACTGGGCAATCGACCGCACCTTCAAACCGGAAATTTCGGAAGAAGAGCGTGCTGCCCGCATCAAAGGCTGGAACAAAGCTGTGAAATGCTCTTACGGCTGGGCAAAAGACGAATAA
- a CDS encoding glycine--tRNA ligase yields MKATEKTMDTIVSLCKNRGFIYPGSEIYGGLSNTWDYGPLGAAFKNNVKRAWLKKFVQESPYNVALDSAILMNPEVWVATGHVGGFSDPLMDCKDCKTRHRADKLIEDFTGEPADGWSNEKMTAFIKENHIKCPNCGSENFTDIRQFNLMFKTFQGVTEDAKNTVYLRPETAQGIFVNFANIQRTTRKKLPFGVCQIGKSFRNEITPGNFTFRTREFEQMECEFFCKPDTDLEWFKYWKDYCENWLYSLGLTKENLRLRDHRAEELSFYSKATTDIEYLFPFGWGELWGIADRTDYDLKRHQEHSGKDLTYFDAETNQHYIPYVIEPSLGADRVALAFLCDAYDEEVVNEEKHDTRVVLHLHPALAPYKAAVLPLSKKLKEPAQKVYAELAKDFMVDYDETGSIGKRYRRQDEIGTPYCITYDFDSPEDGCVTIRDRDTMEQQRVKIEELTPWLQEKIDY; encoded by the coding sequence ATGAAAGCAACTGAAAAAACGATGGACACGATCGTTTCGCTGTGTAAAAACCGCGGCTTTATTTACCCGGGCAGCGAAATTTACGGCGGCCTTTCCAATACCTGGGATTACGGCCCGCTGGGTGCCGCTTTTAAAAACAATGTCAAGCGCGCCTGGCTCAAAAAATTTGTACAGGAAAGCCCTTATAATGTCGCGCTGGATTCCGCAATTCTGATGAATCCGGAAGTCTGGGTAGCTACCGGCCACGTGGGCGGCTTTTCTGACCCGCTGATGGACTGCAAAGACTGCAAGACCCGCCACCGCGCCGACAAGCTGATTGAAGACTTTACCGGCGAACCGGCAGACGGCTGGAGCAACGAAAAGATGACGGCTTTCATCAAAGAAAACCACATCAAATGCCCCAACTGCGGCAGTGAAAACTTTACAGATATCCGCCAGTTCAACCTGATGTTTAAAACTTTTCAGGGTGTTACAGAAGACGCGAAAAACACCGTTTACCTGCGTCCCGAAACCGCACAGGGTATCTTTGTAAACTTCGCAAATATCCAGCGTACCACGCGCAAAAAGCTTCCTTTTGGCGTCTGCCAAATCGGCAAAAGCTTCCGCAATGAAATCACCCCTGGCAACTTCACTTTCCGTACACGTGAATTTGAGCAGATGGAGTGCGAGTTCTTCTGCAAGCCGGATACAGACCTTGAATGGTTCAAATACTGGAAAGACTACTGCGAAAACTGGCTCTACTCCCTTGGGCTGACAAAGGAAAACCTGCGTCTGCGCGACCACCGCGCCGAAGAGCTTTCTTTCTACTCCAAAGCGACAACAGATATCGAGTACCTGTTTCCGTTTGGCTGGGGTGAACTGTGGGGCATTGCCGACCGCACCGATTATGACCTGAAGCGCCACCAGGAACACAGCGGCAAAGACCTGACTTACTTTGACGCCGAAACCAACCAGCACTACATTCCCTATGTCATCGAGCCTTCCCTCGGTGCAGACCGTGTGGCACTTGCATTCCTGTGCGACGCATATGATGAAGAAGTTGTCAATGAAGAAAAGCACGACACCCGTGTGGTACTGCATCTGCACCCGGCCCTGGCACCTTACAAGGCCGCTGTGCTGCCGCTCTCTAAGAAGCTGAAAGAGCCCGCACAGAAAGTATATGCAGAATTGGCAAAGGACTTTATGGTTGACTACGACGAAACCGGCTCAATCGGCAAGCGCTATCGCCGGCAGGACGAAATCGGAACCCCCTACTGCATCACCTATGATTTCGACAGCCCAGAAGACGGCTGCGTCACCATTCGTGACCGCGACACCATGGAGCAGCAGCGTGTAAAGATTGAAGAACTGACCCCATGGCTGCAGGAAAAAATTGATTACTAA
- a CDS encoding response regulator encodes MRIYKYIVAEDEPLIRRNVLKKIGALNLPFAAAGDAGDGATALKLVEEHLPHIVITDIRMPVMDGLTLAHHLYENHPQVHCIILSGYDDFKYAQEAIKYNVNDFLLKPVKPEELKKALHRVLLQLDAEHQSQDELQIQGESAEELNTLLVDYLRANYRTDISLGRLAEQFGFSQEYLTKTFKKYNQDTPLKYIGKLRIASAKQLLLNEPGMEIKKIGEYVGYPDSFYFSRVFKSNTGEYPSEYRTRMLKQR; translated from the coding sequence ATGCGCATTTATAAGTATATCGTTGCAGAAGATGAACCGCTTATCCGCCGCAATGTACTGAAAAAAATCGGAGCATTAAACCTTCCATTTGCAGCAGCAGGAGATGCCGGTGACGGAGCAACCGCATTGAAATTAGTAGAAGAGCACCTGCCTCACATCGTAATAACGGATATACGTATGCCAGTTATGGATGGGCTAACTCTAGCGCATCATCTATATGAAAACCATCCACAGGTTCATTGCATTATTCTCAGCGGCTACGATGACTTTAAATATGCACAGGAAGCCATAAAATATAATGTAAACGATTTTTTACTGAAGCCTGTAAAACCAGAAGAATTAAAAAAAGCATTACATCGTGTATTGCTTCAATTAGATGCAGAACACCAGAGTCAGGACGAATTACAAATTCAAGGTGAATCTGCTGAAGAATTGAATACTCTGCTGGTCGATTATCTGCGTGCAAATTATCGAACAGATATCTCTCTTGGGCGGCTTGCTGAACAATTTGGATTTTCTCAGGAGTACTTGACAAAAACATTTAAAAAATACAATCAAGATACGCCGCTTAAATATATTGGGAAGCTGCGTATTGCGTCTGCCAAACAGTTGTTGCTAAACGAGCCGGGAATGGAAATTAAAAAAATAGGCGAATATGTTGGCTATCCAGATTCATTTTATTTCAGCCGTGTATTCAAATCCAATACCGGCGAATACCCCAGTGAATACCGCACCCGTATGTTAAAGCAGAGATAA
- a CDS encoding aquaporin family protein has translation MLPYISEFVGTMILIILGDGVVANVTLNKSGMKGAGSIQITLAWGLAVMLPAFVFGKASGASFNPALTIALAAAGQFKWSMVPGYIIAQVAGGFVGACIVYLLFKDQFDATDDPGTKLGVFSTGPAIPNMGRNFFSELIGTFVLVFTILGLAQVPELNAGVAKLLVNGIIVSVGMSLGGLTGYAINPARDLGPRLAHAVLPIKGKGTSNFKYGLIVPIFGPIVGGLVAVLLYSVIPWTQVVALV, from the coding sequence ATGCTACCGTACATATCTGAATTTGTTGGTACGATGATCCTGATTATCCTCGGCGACGGCGTGGTAGCAAACGTTACGCTGAACAAATCCGGCATGAAAGGCGCTGGTTCCATACAGATTACGCTTGCTTGGGGCCTTGCAGTCATGCTGCCGGCATTTGTCTTTGGCAAAGCTTCCGGCGCTAGCTTTAACCCTGCACTGACGATTGCACTGGCCGCTGCCGGTCAGTTCAAATGGTCAATGGTTCCCGGCTACATTATTGCTCAGGTAGCAGGCGGTTTTGTTGGTGCCTGCATTGTTTACCTGCTGTTCAAAGATCAGTTTGATGCAACTGACGACCCCGGCACAAAGCTTGGTGTCTTCAGCACCGGCCCTGCAATCCCGAATATGGGACGCAACTTCTTCAGCGAATTGATTGGCACATTTGTGCTGGTCTTCACAATTCTTGGTCTTGCACAGGTTCCTGAACTGAACGCCGGCGTTGCAAAACTGCTGGTCAATGGTATCATCGTTTCTGTAGGCATGAGCCTTGGCGGCCTGACCGGATATGCAATTAACCCTGCTCGTGACCTTGGGCCTCGTCTTGCGCATGCAGTTCTGCCGATCAAAGGCAAAGGCACCAGCAACTTTAAGTATGGCCTGATTGTGCCAATCTTTGGGCCAATCGTTGGCGGTTTGGTTGCAGTTCTGCTTTACTCCGTGATTCCGTGGACTCAGGTTGTTGCATTGGTCTGA
- a CDS encoding EFR1 family ferrodoxin (N-terminal region resembles flavodoxins. C-terminal ferrodoxin region binds two 4Fe-4S clusters.), producing MIFYFSATGNSKYVAERLLKVTGGEMISISTCMKTGHSAFMAVQGESVGVVLPVYFWGLPDIAEKFLKKLKLTVPQGTYLYFVATYGTTPGASGAFAARLLGAKGLSFSACFSVKMPDTWTPLFDLSNPDKVAAQNAAAEEQVSFAIEKVSKRMTGDFMQKKAPYLIAKVFARPAYEFARQTFHFTVTADCVSCGLCAEKCPVQAIELRDRKPVWVKKKCTLCLGCLHRCPKFAIQYGSHTEKHGQYQNPYTKV from the coding sequence ATGATTTTCTACTTTTCAGCTACAGGCAACAGCAAATATGTGGCCGAACGGCTCTTAAAAGTGACAGGCGGGGAGATGATTTCCATTTCCACGTGCATGAAAACCGGGCACTCTGCCTTTATGGCGGTGCAGGGGGAAAGCGTCGGCGTCGTTTTGCCGGTGTATTTTTGGGGACTGCCCGATATTGCAGAGAAATTTCTAAAGAAACTGAAACTGACAGTACCACAAGGGACTTATCTTTATTTTGTGGCTACCTATGGCACAACACCGGGAGCCAGCGGTGCATTTGCAGCACGGCTTTTGGGTGCGAAAGGCCTTTCCTTTTCCGCATGTTTTTCTGTAAAAATGCCAGATACTTGGACACCGCTTTTTGATTTGAGTAATCCGGACAAAGTGGCAGCGCAAAACGCAGCGGCCGAGGAACAGGTCAGCTTTGCAATCGAAAAAGTATCAAAACGAATGACCGGCGATTTTATGCAGAAAAAAGCGCCCTATTTGATTGCAAAGGTGTTTGCCCGTCCTGCTTATGAGTTTGCACGCCAAACTTTCCACTTTACAGTCACCGCCGACTGTGTTAGCTGTGGCCTGTGTGCTGAGAAATGTCCGGTGCAGGCGATAGAGCTGCGGGACAGAAAACCAGTTTGGGTAAAGAAAAAATGTACGCTGTGTCTGGGCTGTCTGCACCGCTGTCCCAAGTTTGCCATTCAGTACGGCAGTCATACAGAAAAGCATGGACAATACCAAAATCCGTATACGAAAGTATAA
- a CDS encoding sugar ABC transporter permease produces MDRKKIYPWWFAVPAAAIFFLLCLLPGLLGIGYSFTDWNSFTEKINFVGLQNYQKIFSGHSEYLSYISNTILFTVATTITKTILGLLMALLLTRPFIRLRNVHRMIIFSPQVMSFLVVGLVFQSMLHPTTGFVNNFLRSIGLGSLAQNWLTDLHFVWPSVIAVDTWKGMGYIMMVIIAGLTSIAPEYYEAASMDGANFWQQFQHVTLPLLRPVIVNVTVLNITYGLRVFDMIYALTNGGPGNATGVINTAVYKLFSTGDYAMGTTLSSVLFFFMLALLYFILRSMENKEVEA; encoded by the coding sequence ATGGACCGAAAAAAAATATATCCGTGGTGGTTCGCTGTACCTGCTGCAGCCATTTTCTTTCTGCTGTGCCTGCTGCCGGGGCTGTTAGGCATTGGCTACTCTTTTACAGATTGGAACAGCTTTACAGAGAAAATTAATTTTGTGGGACTGCAAAATTACCAAAAAATCTTTTCCGGACACTCGGAGTATCTGAGCTATATCAGCAATACCATTTTATTTACCGTTGCGACAACAATTACAAAAACAATTTTAGGCCTGCTTATGGCATTGCTTTTGACCAGACCTTTTATCCGCTTGCGCAATGTGCACCGTATGATTATCTTTTCGCCGCAGGTTATGTCTTTTTTGGTTGTTGGCTTGGTGTTTCAAAGCATGCTGCACCCGACTACCGGTTTCGTAAATAATTTTTTGCGGTCAATCGGTCTTGGCTCGTTGGCACAGAACTGGCTGACAGATTTGCACTTTGTTTGGCCTTCAGTAATTGCTGTGGATACCTGGAAAGGTATGGGCTATATTATGATGGTTATTATTGCGGGCCTTACCTCAATTGCGCCCGAGTATTATGAAGCAGCCAGTATGGACGGCGCAAATTTTTGGCAGCAGTTTCAGCATGTTACGTTACCACTGCTGCGCCCGGTTATTGTAAATGTGACAGTACTGAATATTACATACGGTTTGCGTGTCTTTGATATGATTTATGCTTTAACGAACGGCGGCCCCGGCAACGCAACAGGAGTTATCAATACCGCTGTTTACAAATTGTTTTCAACGGGCGATTATGCAATGGGTACCACCTTGTCTAGTGTGCTGTTCTTTTTCATGCTGGCTTTGCTGTATTTTATTTTGCGCTCTATGGAGAATAAGGAGGTAGAAGCTTAA
- a CDS encoding GtrA family protein codes for MTTKEKLKAAWKYLTSKEMILYIVFGVLTTALNLAIYFILTNIVKMDPSLAYFIAWLVAMLFAFVTNKKYVFESKAKKAKALLYEFATFTGGRLLTFAVGEVLITVFVKQLGQSNLIWKLITNVIEIVGNWLVSKLITFRKKTD; via the coding sequence ATGACGACCAAAGAAAAGCTGAAAGCTGCGTGGAAATACCTGACCTCGAAAGAAATGATTCTGTACATTGTTTTCGGGGTATTGACAACTGCACTAAATCTTGCCATTTATTTTATCCTCACAAATATCGTAAAGATGGACCCGTCGCTGGCATACTTTATTGCCTGGCTGGTAGCAATGCTGTTCGCATTCGTTACCAACAAAAAGTATGTCTTTGAAAGCAAAGCAAAAAAAGCAAAAGCACTTCTGTATGAATTTGCTACCTTTACCGGCGGGCGCCTGCTTACCTTTGCAGTCGGTGAGGTTTTAATCACAGTCTTTGTCAAACAGCTGGGGCAGTCTAATTTGATTTGGAAGTTAATCACCAACGTCATCGAGATTGTGGGCAACTGGCTTGTCAGCAAGCTCATCACTTTTCGGAAAAAAACGGACTGA
- a CDS encoding histidine kinase, which yields MPKHTRHRFSQRTRLFSVYGIFILLVLLSLFIYIYHFNRQNVLHDATIKQTNICASVRDSVTTELDNMSTISLNLVYSSAIRKNFSSFASYAAMPAPSATDTLHSRSDASAIYDVITAMIGSYQTVTQVNLYTMDGSCVGSGFQQRISTVKLNTLPWYQKVTAQKGLKYISAPETNLSLPAKNANQSSHCFMSLNRMFFNEKDKAEGIFEVVQDCGQIFALADEMQSSNNGLHLYIYNDRNELVYPYAGSEAHTDYLALTKNAHLKDGEGCMLSVSAKSSQLISCSSLSKYGWTVVAAEPQATVYASLIPFRASFLCFAAAALLATLAICFLLAKQMSLPLRKLTHTIKKLTIDRVLDSNQKAPALPDSNIAEIADLCTSYQNMYSQLCTSSHDLLLARSEEIRADLQATQSLINPHFLYNSLTSISILAEDGEDAVITHLCNALCDYFRYISDSSQSMVPLQEELDCTEKYISCMQIRFGDALSYTNDVSPEIGAVLIPKLIVQPLVENAFKYAFNGPPPWFLHVSATSDGNVWRICVEDSGGCLSDEKRSTILSELHHMHKADELQNMKIGGMGLKNVWLRLILLYGDQAFFDIDNHIPGKTTFLIGGPVNLKKESPTHAHL from the coding sequence GTGCCTAAACACACGCGGCACCGCTTTTCCCAAAGGACTCGTCTTTTTTCTGTGTATGGCATTTTTATTCTTTTGGTTTTGCTCTCACTTTTCATATACATCTATCATTTTAACCGCCAAAATGTACTACATGATGCCACAATAAAGCAAACCAACATTTGTGCCTCTGTACGTGATTCAGTTACAACTGAGCTAGACAATATGTCTACAATTTCTTTAAATCTAGTATATTCCAGCGCTATTCGCAAAAATTTCAGCAGCTTTGCTTCTTATGCAGCAATGCCTGCCCCCAGCGCAACCGACACTTTGCATTCGCGCAGCGATGCTTCGGCAATTTATGATGTCATTACTGCAATGATCGGTTCTTACCAAACTGTTACACAGGTCAATCTTTACACCATGGATGGCTCCTGTGTCGGCTCTGGATTTCAGCAGCGTATCTCCACTGTAAAATTAAACACTCTCCCTTGGTACCAAAAGGTAACTGCACAAAAGGGTTTAAAATATATTTCCGCACCGGAAACGAACCTAAGCCTTCCTGCAAAGAATGCTAACCAAAGCTCCCATTGCTTTATGTCACTTAACCGTATGTTTTTTAACGAAAAAGATAAAGCAGAAGGCATTTTTGAAGTTGTACAGGATTGTGGACAAATCTTTGCTTTAGCTGATGAAATGCAGTCTTCCAACAACGGCTTGCATTTATATATATATAACGATCGAAATGAGTTGGTTTACCCTTATGCCGGCAGCGAAGCCCACACTGATTACTTAGCACTGACAAAAAATGCTCATTTAAAAGATGGAGAAGGTTGCATGCTCTCTGTATCCGCAAAATCTTCTCAGCTTATCTCCTGCAGTTCTTTGTCAAAATACGGCTGGACAGTCGTCGCTGCTGAACCGCAAGCAACTGTTTATGCTTCCCTGATTCCCTTTCGCGCATCTTTCTTATGTTTTGCCGCAGCCGCTCTTTTGGCAACGTTGGCCATTTGCTTTCTTCTTGCAAAACAAATGTCTCTTCCTCTGCGCAAACTAACACACACGATAAAGAAACTGACAATCGACCGCGTACTGGATTCAAACCAAAAAGCGCCGGCTCTCCCTGACAGCAATATCGCAGAAATTGCTGATCTATGCACTTCTTATCAAAACATGTATAGCCAGCTATGCACCTCTTCCCATGATTTACTGCTAGCCCGTTCAGAAGAAATACGGGCTGACCTACAGGCAACACAAAGCCTTATCAACCCGCATTTCCTTTATAACAGCTTAACTAGTATCAGCATTCTTGCCGAAGACGGTGAAGATGCGGTCATCACACATCTTTGCAATGCACTCTGCGATTACTTTCGCTATATCTCTGACAGCAGCCAAAGTATGGTTCCTCTACAAGAAGAATTGGACTGTACTGAAAAATATATTTCCTGCATGCAGATTCGCTTTGGCGATGCGCTTTCTTATACAAACGATGTCTCACCAGAAATAGGTGCTGTGCTAATTCCTAAATTGATTGTACAGCCTTTGGTCGAAAATGCATTTAAATATGCTTTTAATGGCCCGCCACCTTGGTTTCTACATGTATCTGCCACTTCTGACGGCAATGTCTGGCGTATTTGTGTAGAGGACAGCGGCGGCTGTCTTTCAGACGAAAAGCGCAGCACAATTCTTTCTGAACTGCACCATATGCACAAAGCTGATGAGCTTCAAAATATGAAGATTGGGGGCATGGGCCTTAAAAATGTCTGGCTGCGGTTAATACTACTCTATGGTGACCAGGCCTTTTTTGATATTGACAACCATATCCCTGGAAAGACTACTTTTCTCATCGGCGGTCCAGTGAACCTAAAAAAGGAGAGTCCTACCCATGCGCATTTATAA